A genome region from Chryseobacterium sp. G0186 includes the following:
- a CDS encoding NAD(P)H-dependent oxidoreductase, with the protein MKTLIIVIHPDVEKSVINKRWMEELKKTPEKYTVHPLYEAYPDGKINVAKEQKLMESYDSIVFQFPFYWFSSPPLLKQWLDEVVLYGWAYGSNSGYKLAGKKMSLAVTAGIDEEEYSESGKYKYTMKELFRPYELTFDYIKAEYKEPFVYYGIERDSSEEWIERSVPMYLEFLDQL; encoded by the coding sequence ATGAAGACCTTAATTATTGTAATCCATCCTGATGTTGAAAAATCAGTCATTAATAAAAGATGGATGGAAGAACTGAAAAAAACTCCTGAAAAATATACTGTTCATCCATTATACGAAGCCTATCCCGATGGTAAGATTAATGTAGCTAAAGAACAGAAACTCATGGAATCCTATGATAGCATTGTATTTCAGTTCCCGTTTTATTGGTTCAGCAGCCCGCCACTTTTAAAACAATGGTTGGATGAGGTTGTATTGTATGGTTGGGCCTATGGGAGCAATAGCGGATATAAACTGGCAGGAAAAAAAATGTCATTGGCCGTTACTGCCGGAATTGATGAGGAAGAATATTCCGAATCAGGGAAATATAAATACACCATGAAAGAACTTTTCCGACCTTATGAACTCACCTTTGATTACATTAAGGCAGAATATAAAGAACCGTTTGTTTATTACGGGATAGAAAGGGATTCTTCAGAGGAATGGATTGAAAGAAGTGTTCCGATGTATCTGGAGTTTCTGGATCAGTTATAA
- a CDS encoding winged helix-turn-helix transcriptional regulator, with translation MTKIKETSTNFANKKALADECPEVYASNIIGGQWALAICCYLINGKMRFGELKKRLQNITERMLTLQLRRLEEDKIITRTVFAEVPPRVEYELTEIGYQLKPIILEFEKWGKAHKEIIEKSK, from the coding sequence ATGACTAAAATAAAGGAAACCTCAACTAATTTCGCCAACAAGAAAGCCCTTGCTGATGAATGTCCGGAAGTTTATGCATCCAATATTATCGGTGGACAATGGGCACTTGCGATTTGCTGTTATCTGATTAATGGTAAAATGAGATTCGGAGAATTAAAGAAACGTCTTCAGAACATTACAGAACGTATGCTCACCCTTCAGCTTCGCAGATTGGAGGAAGACAAAATCATTACAAGAACCGTTTTCGCAGAGGTTCCGCCACGGGTAGAATATGAACTTACGGAAATTGGTTATCAACTGAAACCCATTATTCTTGAATTTGAAAAATGGGGAAAAGCGCATAAAGAAATAATAGAAAAAAGTAAATAA